The DNA region GTTTATCCTGGAAATGCTGGCGCCGGAAAGGGCATCCAAGGTCTTAACCAGGCTCGTGGAAGGGGGCGTATAAGCCGGAGCTTTCGGAACTTCCGCCGCTTTACCTGTAAGGCATCCCGCAAGCAATGTCACGCCGAGGAGCGTAGGACCCCATTGTAGCTGTTTTAGTATCATAAAACCTCCTGAAAATTGCTGTTATGGCAGCCAATAAAGTTAGCTATTCATAACTTATATATACCCTATAGCGCAATGGAGTTTTAGTCAACTAACAAAAGTTTGGTGCCAGGCACCGTTTTATAAGATATAACTTATAAATATTGAATTTCTGCTTGTTTTTCAGTTATAGTTGATGTATAATCAAATATATGCTGCGACGAAAGGTTTTTTGGGAACGGGTTAAGCCCTTTGTGGGGACAGAGCTGATTAAGGTGATCACCGGGATACGGCGCTGCGGGAAGTCGGTGATGCTGGAACTGATCAAGGAAGAACTCCGGGATCAGGGGGTAAATCCCGGTAATTTTATCAGCCTTAACTTTGAGGACCTGGCTAATAGGCAGTTCTGTACTGCCGAAGCCCTGAATGAACACCTGGAAAAGGCGATAGTGCCCCTGGAAGGCCGAGTATACCTCTTTCTCGACGAGGTCCAGGAGGTGGCAGAGTGGGAGCGCTGTATCAACTCCCTGCGGGTCAAGTATACCGTCGATATCTATATCACCGGGTCCAATGCGAAGCTCCTTTCCGGGGAGTTAGCTACCTATTTGGCGGGACGATACGTGGAAATAGCCATTACCCCCTTCTCGTTCACCGAATTTACCGAACTCTACAGGACCCTGGAGCCGGAACTAAGCGTTGCCGATGCCTTTCAGCACTTTATTGTTTTTGGGGGTATGCCCTTCCTCCATAACCTGCAATACAAAGCGGAGCCTTCGTATCAGTACCTCAGGGATGTGTATAATTCGGTGATCCTCAAGGATATAGTCAAACGGAACCACATCAGGGATGTGGACCTCCTGGACCGGATCATCCTGTATGTGGTCGCCAATGCCGGGCGGCCCTTTTCTGCGACCAGCATTTCCCGATATTTTAAACACGAAGGCCGGATCACGGCGCCTGAGACTATACTCAATTATTTAAGGGCCTGCGAAGACGCTTTTCTGTTTCACCGTATCCACCGGCAGGATCTGATGGGCAAGAAAATACTGACCGTATATGAGAAATACTACCTTTCCGATCACGGCCTTAGGGAAGCGGTATACGGGGAAAACAAACGGGACATCGGTCTGATTCTGGAGAATATTGTGTGCATGGAACTATTGCGCCGGGGCTATACCCTTACCTTTGGTACTATTCATGATAAGGAAATCGATTTTGTTGCGGAACGACGGAGAGAGCGGATCTATATTCAGGTGGCCTACCTCCTGGCATCGGAAGAAACGGTGAACCGGGAATTTAGTCCCCTGTTGAAGATACGGGACAATTATCCTAAATACGTGCTTTCCATGGACGAATTTGATATGAGCCGGGATGGGATACTGCATAGGAACATCCGGGATTTTCTGATGGATCAGGGGGATGTATCCTGATCCAATGCCGGGTCAGCGCGTACCTGTTCCATAAACACCTCTCTTGTTTACTTAATATTGTGAAAAGGCCTTTAGTCTTCTACTCTACATACCCCACTGTCACTGAATTGGTCGGGGTCTGGGAAAACTTGTCCTCCCCTGCATAGCCGGCCAGTACTCCGCAAACCGGTGAAAACCCTTCGGGTATTCCGGCCCTTTTATTCAGTGACGGGTCATCTTTAAACGCCCTGGTGGCGGACAGAACATAACAGGAAGCGAGATCCAAAGCGGTGGCGGACACAGTGTTATTAGCGGCGGCGGACCTCACCCTCAGCTATTAACTTCTTCAGCCGTTTGAATTCGATAAGCATTACAATCAATGTCAAGGCCGCAGATAAAATATCAGAAGCAGGCATGGCGAAAAACACCCCATGAAGGCCGAAGCGCCGGGGAAGCAGCAATAATAACGGTATATACATTAGTATCTGTCGGGATAAACTCAAAATAGTACTTTGAACAGGTTTTCCTATAGCTTGAAAATAGCTTGAAGAAAACATTTGAAAGGCAACTATGGGAAACATGGCGCTGCTGACCCGCAGGCAATAAACCCCCATATCCATTAGCGGCCCTTCTTCATTCCGGAAAACAGAAATGAAGAAGTGGGGGAAAAGGTGTATCAGCAAAAACCCGGCGCTAATAAAGATGGTCCCTGCAATGACCGCCCATTTGTAGGTTTTTTTGACCCGCTGGTATTTCTTTGCGCCGTAATTATAGCCGATAATGGGCTGGGCGCCCTGATTGATTCCCTGTAGGGGCATAAAAATCACAATAAGAATACTGAAGACAATCCCCATGGATGTAACGGCAGTATCACCGCCGTAGGTATTAAGGGCATGATTTTGCAAAACACCCACCAGGCCCATGGCTAATTGCATTGCAAATGGCGCAAAACCTATGGCCATTATTTTTAGTGTCAGCCCAAGTTCCAGTTTCATGTCCTGGATACGGAATCTCAGGGTAGTAAAACGGGAATTAAAATAACCTAAAACCCACACGAAGGAAATAAACTGGGATATAATTGTTGCCCATGCCGCTCCTGCAATGCCCATTTTAAAACCAAATATTAAAATAGGGTCCAGGATGATGTTGATTACCGCCCCGATGAGCTGGGTCACCATGGATGTACGGGGATGCCCGTCTGAACGGATAAAATGATTGATCCCCGGGCCCATGGCGCTGAAAACTCCGCCGTAGAGGATGATCTGCAAATAGGTCTTGGCATAGGGAAAGATATTCTCACTGGCGCCCAGGATGTGAATAATAATATCATCCAGAAAGATCAGACAGACTACAATAGCTATTCCCGGAACAAGAAAAAGCAAAAAGAAGGCGTGGCCCATGATTTTTTCAACCTCATCCCGGCGCCCTTCTCCAAGCCTGATTGAAAACAGGGAATTTGCCCCGATCCCGATTAATATTGACATAGCCATGAGTACCATCATGACCGGCATGACGATGGTTATACCCGCAATCCCCAGGGGATCAACCCCCTGGCCGACATAAATCCGGTCAACAATGTTATAAATCGCGTTTACCAGCATCCCTATGATTGCGGGTATGGAAAAATCAAGCAGCAGTTTCCCGATTCTTTCTGTTCCAATTCTGTCGGTTTTATTTGTGGTTGGTTCCATAGAATCCTTTATATTTATTTTATTTGTGTTGAGGGGTGGGTAGGTCCATCCCTCTAATGAAACTGTAGATCACAGCTTTCTATTCAGCAAAGACCCTACTTGCAGCAAAGTTCTTTGCTTTTTCACTATTAGCAGCATGTTGATAAAACATCTGATAAGGAAATGCCTGTGCTTTACTTAAATACTTCTTTGCTCATACGATCAATTTCTGCGCTCACTTTTTCAAAGACTCCGGGGAAAGTACTCATGGGAAGCCCCTGGCAGAGATTCGGGATAAAGTAATACTTGCCGTTTTGTTTACAGGTGCGCTCAACTTCTTTCCGGATTTCTTCATCGGTCACATCGGCTTTATCCAGAACACCGTTGTTAAGGTCCCCCATAAAGGAAATTTTAGGGCCGAATTTTTTAACAAGTTCCGGTACATTATTTGTACTAAGACAACCCTGCCATACATCAATCCCTGCCTCAATCATATACGGAACAAGTGTTGCAGCGTAAGAATCCGCATGGTGGACGATAATTTCAATGCCATGGGCCTTATAGAAACCGTAAACCTTTTTATACGAATCAAGAAAGAATTCTTTGAACATATCC from Treponema primitia ZAS-2 includes:
- a CDS encoding ATP-binding protein produces the protein MLRRKVFWERVKPFVGTELIKVITGIRRCGKSVMLELIKEELRDQGVNPGNFISLNFEDLANRQFCTAEALNEHLEKAIVPLEGRVYLFLDEVQEVAEWERCINSLRVKYTVDIYITGSNAKLLSGELATYLAGRYVEIAITPFSFTEFTELYRTLEPELSVADAFQHFIVFGGMPFLHNLQYKAEPSYQYLRDVYNSVILKDIVKRNHIRDVDLLDRIILYVVANAGRPFSATSISRYFKHEGRITAPETILNYLRACEDAFLFHRIHRQDLMGKKILTVYEKYYLSDHGLREAVYGENKRDIGLILENIVCMELLRRGYTLTFGTIHDKEIDFVAERRRERIYIQVAYLLASEETVNREFSPLLKIRDNYPKYVLSMDEFDMSRDGILHRNIRDFLMDQGDVS
- a CDS encoding MATE family efflux transporter codes for the protein MEPTTNKTDRIGTERIGKLLLDFSIPAIIGMLVNAIYNIVDRIYVGQGVDPLGIAGITIVMPVMMVLMAMSILIGIGANSLFSIRLGEGRRDEVEKIMGHAFFLLFLVPGIAIVVCLIFLDDIIIHILGASENIFPYAKTYLQIILYGGVFSAMGPGINHFIRSDGHPRTSMVTQLIGAVINIILDPILIFGFKMGIAGAAWATIISQFISFVWVLGYFNSRFTTLRFRIQDMKLELGLTLKIMAIGFAPFAMQLAMGLVGVLQNHALNTYGGDTAVTSMGIVFSILIVIFMPLQGINQGAQPIIGYNYGAKKYQRVKKTYKWAVIAGTIFISAGFLLIHLFPHFFISVFRNEEGPLMDMGVYCLRVSSAMFPIVAFQMFSSSYFQAIGKPVQSTILSLSRQILMYIPLLLLLPRRFGLHGVFFAMPASDILSAALTLIVMLIEFKRLKKLIAEGEVRRR